The following are from one region of the Sardina pilchardus chromosome 4, fSarPil1.1, whole genome shotgun sequence genome:
- the si:ch211-214p13.9 gene encoding cell surface glycoprotein CD200 receptor 1 isoform X3 codes for MEHTWVLTAVYLLVVSAAVTCNGVAEHNHNESATAEPVVQARTEYFAEGKDANITCSNRTWSDMVIHFIWKINISGVYCLISEATKNTPHNNCTGGKVLRNTSKGESYLHIPHFGVQDEGTYKCEAVFRGEAEEVNVTVRAAVPPVLTTREKWVHGQRFAVCSAAGGKPAAKVSWEEMWGFSEVTEKSTKNADESVTVESWLHLQNNDTTDKLICVASQPSWTNESVLVLDASSQYRDKWAIVIICCTTLLIVLSAVVFSYAAREHLRKFSSFIDQCCKSEGTSSNESKQPQEVEEVEPYESYVQRVNSIYNSSADLFGV; via the exons ATGGAACACACCTGGGTTCTGACCGCTGTTTACCTCCTGGTTGTCTCGGCTGCTGTTACATGTAACGGTGTGGCAG AACACAATCACAATGAATCAGCGACTGCTGAGCCAG TGGTACAAGCTCGAACAGAATATTTTGCAGAGGGCAAAGACGCTAACATAACTTGCAGCAATAGGACATGGTCTGACATGGTAATCCATTTCATCTGGAAAATAAACATCAGTGGAGTCTATTGTCTTATAAGTGAAGCTACCAAGAATACTCCGCACAACAACTGCACAGGAGGGAAAGTGCTCCGCAACACCAGCAAGGGGGAGTCCTACCTGCACATTCCCCACTTTGGAGTCCAAGATGAAGGGACATATAAATGTGAAGCGGTGTTCAGAGGTGAAGCTGAAGAGGTGAATGTTACAGTGCGGGCAGCAG TCCCTCCTGTCCTCACTACCAGAGAAAAGTGGGTTCATGGTCAGCGGTTTGCTGTCTGTTCTGCTGCTGGGGGAAAACCAGCGGCCAAAGTGTCCTGGGAGGAGATGTGGGGATTCTCCGAGGTCACTGAGAAGTCAACCAAAAATGCAGATGAATCGGTCACAGTTGAGAGTTGGCTGCATTTgcaaaacaatgacacaacGGACAAGCTGATCTGCGTAGCCAGTCAACCCTCCTGGACTAACGAGTCAGTCTTGGTGCTTGATGCTTCGAGCCAATATCGTG ACAAATGGGCCATCGTAATAATCTGTTGCACTACCCTGCTCATCGTGCTGTCAGCGGTTGTCTTTTCCTATGCTGCCCGTGAGCACCTCAGAAAATTTAG cTCATTCATCGACCAGTGCTGCAAGTCTGAAGGGACCTCATCCAATGAGTCCAAACAGCCACAG gaagtggaggaggtTGAGCCTTATGAGAGCTATGTGCAGCGCGTCAACTCCATCTACAACTCCTCTGCGGACCTCTTCGGTGTCTGA
- the si:ch211-214p13.9 gene encoding cell surface glycoprotein CD200 receptor 1 isoform X1: MEHTWVLTAVYLLVVSAAVTCNGVAEHNHNESATAEPVVQARTEYFAEGKDANITCSNRTWSDMVIHFIWKINISGVYCLISEATKNTPHNNCTGGKVLRNTSKGESYLHIPHFGVQDEGTYKCEAVFRGEAEEVNVTVRAAVPPVLTTREKWVHGQRFAVCSAAGGKPAAKVSWEEMWGFSEVTEKSTKNADESVTVESWLHLQNNDTTDKLICVASQPSWTNESVLVLDASSQYRADKWAIVIICCTTLLIVLSAVVFSYAAREHLRKFSSFIDQCCKSEGTSSNESKQPQEVEEVEPYESYVQRVNSIYNSSADLFGV; this comes from the exons ATGGAACACACCTGGGTTCTGACCGCTGTTTACCTCCTGGTTGTCTCGGCTGCTGTTACATGTAACGGTGTGGCAG AACACAATCACAATGAATCAGCGACTGCTGAGCCAG TGGTACAAGCTCGAACAGAATATTTTGCAGAGGGCAAAGACGCTAACATAACTTGCAGCAATAGGACATGGTCTGACATGGTAATCCATTTCATCTGGAAAATAAACATCAGTGGAGTCTATTGTCTTATAAGTGAAGCTACCAAGAATACTCCGCACAACAACTGCACAGGAGGGAAAGTGCTCCGCAACACCAGCAAGGGGGAGTCCTACCTGCACATTCCCCACTTTGGAGTCCAAGATGAAGGGACATATAAATGTGAAGCGGTGTTCAGAGGTGAAGCTGAAGAGGTGAATGTTACAGTGCGGGCAGCAG TCCCTCCTGTCCTCACTACCAGAGAAAAGTGGGTTCATGGTCAGCGGTTTGCTGTCTGTTCTGCTGCTGGGGGAAAACCAGCGGCCAAAGTGTCCTGGGAGGAGATGTGGGGATTCTCCGAGGTCACTGAGAAGTCAACCAAAAATGCAGATGAATCGGTCACAGTTGAGAGTTGGCTGCATTTgcaaaacaatgacacaacGGACAAGCTGATCTGCGTAGCCAGTCAACCCTCCTGGACTAACGAGTCAGTCTTGGTGCTTGATGCTTCGAGCCAATATCGTG CAGACAAATGGGCCATCGTAATAATCTGTTGCACTACCCTGCTCATCGTGCTGTCAGCGGTTGTCTTTTCCTATGCTGCCCGTGAGCACCTCAGAAAATTTAG cTCATTCATCGACCAGTGCTGCAAGTCTGAAGGGACCTCATCCAATGAGTCCAAACAGCCACAG gaagtggaggaggtTGAGCCTTATGAGAGCTATGTGCAGCGCGTCAACTCCATCTACAACTCCTCTGCGGACCTCTTCGGTGTCTGA
- the si:ch211-214p13.9 gene encoding cell surface glycoprotein CD200 receptor 1 isoform X2 has translation MEHTWVLTAVYLLVVSAAVTCNGVAEHNHNESATAEPVVQARTEYFAEGKDANITCSNRTWSDMVIHFIWKINISGVYCLISEATKNTPHNNCTGGKVLRNTSKGESYLHIPHFGVQDEGTYKCEAVFRGEAEEVNVTVRAAVPPVLTTREKWVHGQRFAVCSAAGGKPAAKVSWEEMWGFSEVTEKSTKNADESVTVESWLHLQNNDTTDKLICVASQPSWTNESVLVLDASSQYPDKWAIVIICCTTLLIVLSAVVFSYAAREHLRKFSSFIDQCCKSEGTSSNESKQPQEVEEVEPYESYVQRVNSIYNSSADLFGV, from the exons ATGGAACACACCTGGGTTCTGACCGCTGTTTACCTCCTGGTTGTCTCGGCTGCTGTTACATGTAACGGTGTGGCAG AACACAATCACAATGAATCAGCGACTGCTGAGCCAG TGGTACAAGCTCGAACAGAATATTTTGCAGAGGGCAAAGACGCTAACATAACTTGCAGCAATAGGACATGGTCTGACATGGTAATCCATTTCATCTGGAAAATAAACATCAGTGGAGTCTATTGTCTTATAAGTGAAGCTACCAAGAATACTCCGCACAACAACTGCACAGGAGGGAAAGTGCTCCGCAACACCAGCAAGGGGGAGTCCTACCTGCACATTCCCCACTTTGGAGTCCAAGATGAAGGGACATATAAATGTGAAGCGGTGTTCAGAGGTGAAGCTGAAGAGGTGAATGTTACAGTGCGGGCAGCAG TCCCTCCTGTCCTCACTACCAGAGAAAAGTGGGTTCATGGTCAGCGGTTTGCTGTCTGTTCTGCTGCTGGGGGAAAACCAGCGGCCAAAGTGTCCTGGGAGGAGATGTGGGGATTCTCCGAGGTCACTGAGAAGTCAACCAAAAATGCAGATGAATCGGTCACAGTTGAGAGTTGGCTGCATTTgcaaaacaatgacacaacGGACAAGCTGATCTGCGTAGCCAGTCAACCCTCCTGGACTAACGAGTCAGTCTTGGTGCTTGATGCTTCGAGCCAATATC CAGACAAATGGGCCATCGTAATAATCTGTTGCACTACCCTGCTCATCGTGCTGTCAGCGGTTGTCTTTTCCTATGCTGCCCGTGAGCACCTCAGAAAATTTAG cTCATTCATCGACCAGTGCTGCAAGTCTGAAGGGACCTCATCCAATGAGTCCAAACAGCCACAG gaagtggaggaggtTGAGCCTTATGAGAGCTATGTGCAGCGCGTCAACTCCATCTACAACTCCTCTGCGGACCTCTTCGGTGTCTGA